The DNA segment AGCTGTGACAGGTGACACAACACCACCGGAGGCTGCGAGGgtggcaggggagcagcaccGGACACCCGGCCATGGTGTCCATCCGCTGTCCACCCTCTGTCCATCCGCTTCCCGACACCCACTGGGAGTGCAGTGGGAGGTGGGATGGCCCCTGGAGCTCTGTGGAGAACCAGGGCCAGGGATGGCAattccagcactgccctggcagTCTGTGCCTGTGCCTGACCATGAagaaagggatttgggggtttgaaATCCCACATACACACTCCTTCTTGCACAAGGCCACCACACCAGTGAGCACTGCCCATGGCAGGTCCCCTGCAATCCCTGTGGGCACAAATGCCACctgcaagcccagcccagctcagcagtgaaGGGTTaagtgccagcccagctctgcgggaagttttcctctcctccttgcCAAGGTTTAAATTTAGTTCCTGCATGAACCCAGAGGACGTGGGCATCGGGTTGCTCTGGgattggcagtgctggggagcacctgctgctgtttcatagcaaaaattcccccaaaagctgggactgggctgcagcagcagcacttggggtGGGCAAGCTGCAGAGACCCTCGTGCCATCCCACCACTAGCTTGGGGTGCCCCCAAAAAAGACATATGGTTGCAGTCCTTTGGTCAGCTCCTGTGAATCCCAGGGGTGCTCCATGTCCGGGCTGATCCCAAGCCTTGAGTTTGCTCCTGGCCGCTTGGATTGGCTGTGGGGGAGCTCCTGCTTGGGGTAGGGTGAGTTTAGGGGAAAGCCCAGCGTGGGCACACCATTGCTGTGGCGAGgcgggagcagcactgggaagggaTCCAGGGTGGGGAAAGAGCTGCAGCTCGAGATCCTGCCGTGCCCTCAGCACCAGGGATAGGACATCCCCAGAGGGGTCTGCAGGTCTCCCCCGCTCCGGGGCAGCCCAGGCCGTTCCATGGGGTCACACACCCGGGAGCTGTATGGGATGCCCTGGGACCTGTCCTGCGGTTTGGGGAGAGCAGGGCGGGATGAGGGGCAGGGATGAGTCGGCGGCCCCCGGCAGGTCCCCGAGGCTGGGGGCGGCGGTGGCATCCCTGCAATGCGCTTGGCATCGGCTGCCCCGGCTGGCGCTGCCCGAGTCCATGTGATCCGGGGCTTGCCCTGTGCCGCCGCCGGGTCCAGCCGCCGGGACGGCGAGGGAGCCAGAAGGTCGAGCCAGCGGCCCCGGCAGAGcggccccagccccgagcagggCTCCCCGGCACCGCCTGAAGCCCCCGGGCTCCTCCCTGCCACCATGCCCCGCGGGAAGAGGGACCCGGTCCTGCTGTCCCCCGCCGagctgcccggccccgcggccgaGGGTCCCCGCGCGGCCGGGGGCGACCGGCGCTccgcggaggaggaggaggaggaggacggacacctcccggggctgccccgcgaCGACCTCACCAAGAGCATGTCGAGCTCCTCCGTGTCCTCCTACCACTCCGCCCTGTGCTCGGACGGCACGGAGACCTTCAAGGACTGCCTGGAGTTCCTGGACGAGGAGGGATCGCCCGGCCGGGCTGCCCCGGGCCGCTGGGCTCCGGCGGGggcccccggcgcggccccgccgcccggcccccTCGCCCGCCCGCAGCGGGCTCAGCTGTCCAGCGCGGCTAAGAATAGCCCAGCGCCGGGCCAGGGGGGCAGGATGGGTCCCCTCGGTGGGGACCGGCAGCCCGtgccggccgcggccgccggcggGGAGCCGGCCGTGCCCCGGCAGCCCGGGGCGATGCTCGCCGGGGCTCCCAGCGACTCGGACGAGGTGGACGGCGAGGTGCAGGCGCTGACGGCCAGGGCTTTCCGCAGCCTCTCGGGGCTCCCCGGAGCTCGCCTCGACATGTGCAGCTCCCAcacctcctccagcctctccaATTCGCTGTCGGAGGACggcgggcggccgcggcggtGGCCGGCGGGCGCCGGGGAGCCCCGGGGCGCGGTGACAGCTCTGCACGGCCGGGTGGGCTGGCCTTTCCCCGCCGGCGTGGacggggagctgctgggcaaGGAGCAGTTCGAGTGCGTGGACGTGGAGCTGGAGAGCGGCGAGGCCAGGAAGGGACACGGCAAGAAGAGGACGGTGCCCAAACGCCAGATCCTgctgaagaggaaggagaggaaggagacgGGCTTTGGCCCCCGCGGGGATGGCCCAGCgccccagccccctgccaggaAGGAGCCCCCCAGCAAGGGCAGAGCCGTCGGCGAGGACTTCAGGCTCAACTACCAGCAGTTCATGAAGGCGGCGTCCCTGGAGGCCGGCACCGACAGGACCAGGGCGGCCTCGAGCCTGGTGAAAAACGTCCTGGCCAAGAAGATGCAGTACGAGCAGCGCATCAAGATGGAGCAGAAGGGGCTGCGGGGCAGCTCGACCTCCTCGGGGCCGTCTTCCGCCGGCACCGACCTGCTGGGGGATGGTCTGGAGGGCAAGTCCAGCTCGCTGTCCCGCTCCGACTGCAGCTTCTCGGCCGAGGACCTGCGGAGCGGCGGGATGCCGGTGGCCACGGCGGCCGCGGGGAGCACCGCCACCACCACGCATCCCACCAAAGGCGTGGTGCTCAGCGAGGAGACGAGGGAGACTGTCTGCAACCTGAGGAAGACTTTCAACGAGCTCAACCAGAGGATGAAGTaccaggaggtgctggagggcCGCTGGCTGCCCGCGGCCGCGGAGGAGCACGCGTCGGAGAGGATCTGCTACCAGCGAGCCCGCGCCTTGTTCGAAGCCCAGCCCGGGGTGGGGAAGGTGCTGGATGTCGCCCCCCGGTTTGCGAGGGCGCCGAGGCCGTGGCCCAGCTTGAAGGAGCGAGCCATCGGCCCCATCCATTCCCAAGGCCTCCCATTCAAGGCCGAGAGCCGGGCGCTCCCCGCcaccccgccgcgccgccccttCGCCTCCTCCCGGGCGCAGGAGGCGAGGACGCTGCCGCAGAGCCAGCCACAGAAACCGCCAGCAGCGCCCCGCCGGCCGCCCAGCCCCGGCACCGTCCCGGTACCGCGGGGGTCCCCGCCGGCCGCGCCCCCCAAGCcggaggagaaggggaaggggcgcgtcccgcagccccgggacGTGCGCAAGCTGGTGAAGAGCAGCTACAGCCTCAAGTTCGGGACTGCCGGCGCCTCCCGCGGCACCGCGGCACCGGCGAGCAGCGGGGAGCCGCCGCCAGCCACCCCTCTGGTCATCCACTGCACCTCGGTCCGCCGGGAGCCGGCGCCGGAGCCGGCGGCTGAGGAGGTGCCGGCAGCCCCCGGCCGGGAGCCGGCCCCGGCGTGCGCCGAGGGGCCCGCGAAGGCCCCGCACAGCTCGCCCATCAACATCACGAGGGTCCAGGCCACGCGGAGGGGCGCGGCCCCCACGGAGGAGCCGCCGGCATCGCCCCCGCGCCGGGAGCGGAGCGAGCTCCGGCTGCCGCCGCGGGCCGAGCGGCTGCCACACGTGGAGACCCACCTGCACGTCCTGCTGGgccggccgggccccgcggccgcggAGAGCTCCCCGGCCCCGGGCAGCGCGGTGCTGCGGGCAGAGAAGACCGttctgctgccgccgccgcccgcgagTCCCGCGGAGGGGAAGGAGGTGCGCGGCCGTGGCGGCGGCAGAGCTCTCCCCGCTGCCGAggggccggagccgccgggGCAGCGGCCCAGCAGCGGGGACAGCCGGGACCCCCGAGCCGGAGCCCCGGGCGGCAGCAGCGCCCGGCCGCGGCCTGCGGAGCCGGCGGCGAGGGGCGCGGCAGAGCCCGGTGCCAGCGAgcggaggcagcagcagcccggcGGCCGGCGGGTGTCGGTGGGCAACGGGCTCTCTGCCGGtggcaccggccccgccgccccgctccgAGCCGGGGACAGCGGCGAAGGCCTCCCCGGGCGGCTGCCGGAGCAGAGGGAGACCTGGGAGCCCTCGCCGCAGTGGCCGGCGGCTACCGAGCCCTACCCGCCTGCTGCCCCGGCAGAGAACTCCAACTACTTGGCAATCCCCGAGAGAGCCCCCAAATCCACGCTGATGCCAAAGCTGTCCTCGGTCCCCAACCCAGGCAGCGCATCCTTTGGGACCCACTTTGTCCCCAGCTCATCCAGCGCCGCTTTTGGGGCTCCCTCAGCCCCCAACCCAGCCAGTGCCTCTTTTGGGACCTCCATGGTCACCAATGTGACCAGCTCATCCTTTGGCTTCCCAtcagcctccagcctggccagcacATCATTTGGGACCCCCTTAGTTTCCAACTCCAACAAGTCTTTTAGGGCCCCTCTGGTCCCCAacctgtgcagcacatcctttGGGAACCCCCTGGTTCCCAATCCATCCAGCATGTCCTTTGGGAACCCCCTGGTCCCCAATCCATCCAGTGCATCCTTTGGAAACCCCCTGGTCCCCAATCCATCCAGCGTGTCCTTTGGGTCCCCCTTGATCCCCAATCCATCCAGTGCATCCTTTGGGAACCCTTTGATCCCCAATCCATCCAGTGCACCATTTGGGTCCCCTTTGGTCCCCAATTCATCCAGTGCATCCTTTGGGAACCCCCTGGTCCCCAGTCCATCCAGTGCACCATTTGGGTCCCCACTGATGCACAATCCATCCAGCATGTCTTTTGGGTCCTCCTTGGTCCCCAGTCCATCCAGTGCATCCTTTGGGAACCCCTTGATCCCCAACCCGTGTAGCCCATCCTTTGGGTCCCCCTTGGTCAGCAACCCAATCCCCACTTCCCTTGGGCATCCATCAGTCTCCAACATGGCCAGCTCTTTCTTTGGATCCCCTTTTGTCCCCCACCCAGCCAGCGCTCCGCTGGGAACAGGTACCTACCCCCTTCCTGGTGGGGAAGTGCCCTGGAGCaagcccagccctgagcccccccTGCCCCGACCCCCCGAGGGCTCGGCTGCTGTggggcccccagcccagccccaccaggaGGAGGCTCCTCATTTCCTCAGGGGGACCGATGGCCCCTCGCCGAGTGGGAGGAGCAGGCAAAGCCCCCCCAAGCCCTTCTCCGCAGCCGTGCCCGCCCAGCGGAGGATGCTCGTGGATCCCAGCAGCGGGAAATGCTACTACGTGGAGCCGCCGCGGCAGCCCCAGATGAAAACGCTCTACGACCCCGAGACCGGGCAGTACCTGGAGGTGCTGGTCCCACCGGTGGCATCGCACACCGGGCTCTACCAGGCACCTTTCAACCCGCTGGTCATGGCCCCGGGCGTCTGTGGTCCACCCTACGCACCCTACGGCGGcttcccggggctcccggcgccgccgccctcCGCCCCGTCTCCGCCGCACCCCTCGCTGCCGGCTGCcgaccccgggacccccggctcCGCTGCCAAGGGCGAGGGGCCGTCCCCTGCCGGGGGTGCTGACTGCGGCTACCTGGAGAGCCCGTACTACATCCCCACGGGCATGCGGGCCAGCCCCGGCCCCGagcagcccccggcccgcgcCAGCCCTGCCGCGCCCGAGGGCTCGCTGCTCCGGATGTGACGGGATAGCCCCGCGGGGATGGATGTCCCTTCCCTTGGCCCGGCTTAGCCCGAAGTCAGCATCACCCCTGGCACGGGAGAGCCTCCCCGGCCACGGCTGAGCTGGCAGAGCGCCGAGGGGTAACGGGCACCGGTTGGACTTCACTGGCTTCTCATGGAAACGGGGTCAAAAAGGGTATTTTCCGGTGTAAGCACCTGGCAGCCCTAGGGGGACATGGAGTGTGGGCCCCGGCCAGCAAAGGGACCAGAGAGGCCCTGCTTCCCCCTGTCCTGCCAGTCCCATCCCAAGGATGACCCAGGCTGGTTCGCACAGTGGGGTGATGACCTggccacccccagcacccccagccacGGCTGaagcacagacaccccaaaacagtaataaaaatgttGAAACAGCTTTAAATCTGCTTATTCATCCTGTGCTTGTGTGGTCTGCAAAGGGAGGTGAGAGGCTGAGGCACGTGGAACCTGCAGTCCTTCTGTCTGTCTTGGAGTGTCCACCAGAGAAATCCCAGTCccgaggagcaggaggggacTCTGCAGCCGTCAGtgagccccaaaccccaaaccccagccctCAGCGCCAGACCGCAACCGTGAGCCCCAGCCACAATAATGAGCCTCAAACCCCAGTCcttaaccccaaatcccagatctgaaccccaaatcctcatccagctccagcccctgtaGATCCACACCATCCCAGGAAGGACTGAGGTTGGGGAGAAGGGATCAGGCTGAGTTACAGGATTGAGTTACAGCAAAAACCTCCTGCAGAGGGGGCGCTCGGTCGGGGACACCCCACGCACAGCCCCCTTCCTGCCGCGACGCCCGGGTCGGACGGGCTGCCCCAGCCGGATGCAGGTGTGTGCTGGCTGCTCCTCAGCGCCGCTCGCCAGTCCCGGGGGGTTTATAGCCCGCCCCGGGGTTTATAGCCCGGCCGGGGGGTTTATAGCCGCCCCACGCCTCCGCCCCGCACTTTCGGAGCGCGGCAGGATGCGGGCGGCGCTGGCAGCGTGGCTGGTGCTGAGCCTGCTGGGGGGGACAGGGGCCGAGGACGCCTGCGGGGACCCCCCCACCGCCCCGTCCCGCTCCATCCCCGCGCCCCAGCTCAGCCCCGAGGAGCGGCTCTCGCCCCACATGCCCGAATCCCTGCGCTGTGACGCCTGCCACGCCATCGCCTTCCAGGTGGGGACCGGGGACACGGCACCCCGAAGAACTCCTGTGGAGAGGCTTCTGcctggggagatgctgctgctcctctggggcACGGCCCTGATGGATATTCCCCATCAGCACCTAAAAAAGCCTTTCAGGGCTCTTCATGGACGCACTGACCCAGATGTGCTTCCTCTGCCGGGGCCGCACAGAAGGGggtgcagagcccagccccactcGGGAGCATGGTCACGGACAGGCTGCCGCTCTCACTGCCCGGATTCTGCCTTTTCTCACCCCAGATTGAGGAGCAGCTGCGCAAGGCAGAAGGGAAGGTGGGCAAGAAGGCTCTGAAGGAGTCAGACTACATAGAAGtgctggagaggagctgctcACAGGACTGGGAGAGGTGAGCAGGGTGTCCGTGCGATGGGGGTGTCTCCGGGGATCAGGGTGATCCCAGCTACAGGCGAGTCCCCAGGGGTCAGAATGTCCCCAAGGACGGCGGTACCCCAGGGAACAGAGTgccccgggggtgtccccagggaccATTTTGCCTCCAACCCCCTCTCCCCGCAGTTACggggtgctggagctggacGGCGAGAAGCGGCTgtcggggccggggctgcggacgcagcagcccctgagcgtgCTGGTGTCGGGGGGACCGTGGCCGGGCAGGTGAGCCGGGGATTGGCGGTGCAGGGGGCCGGGCGCCGTCCCCTCGCCGCCGGGTGACCAGCACGGCTCCTCGCAGGCTCTCCAAGCTGTGCCACGGCTACGTGGGCGAGCGGGGCGAGGCGCTCATCTACGGCGCGCaccggcggggcccggccgcgcTGCGGCAGCTGCTGTGCCACGGGGACAAGGGACCCTGCGCCGGCCGCAAGGAGCGCCCGGAGCCCCGCAAGGCGCTGCAGAACGAGCTGTAGCCCGGCGTGGTTAATGCTTAATGCCCCGGTGACCTTCGGAGCCGACTTCGTCCCCGGCGGGAGCCGACACGTGCCGGGAGGTGGGCGCCTTCCCGGTGTCGCCCGTCACCGATGTCGCCGCTGTCGCTCGAcgcccggcccggccgtgcCAGCGGCAGCGCGGACTCCGTCCGGGCGAGCCGGGAATTACTCTGTAACCCGCGGGCTCTAATGTTTCACCTCGCCGCTGCTTCGGGCGGGTGCCGCTCCAATTAAAGGAGTTAATGGCTGATCGGCGCCGGGGCTGCGCTCGCCGGTTTCACAACCCCCAGCCAATGGCCGCcctcccgctgccgccgccaCCGCCCGGCCGGGGAC comes from the Lonchura striata isolate bLonStr1 chromosome 15, bLonStr1.mat, whole genome shotgun sequence genome and includes:
- the MZB1 gene encoding marginal zone B- and B1-cell-specific protein — its product is MRAALAAWLVLSLLGGTGAEDACGDPPTAPSRSIPAPQLSPEERLSPHMPESLRCDACHAIAFQIEEQLRKAEGKVGKKALKESDYIEVLERSCSQDWESYGVLELDGEKRLSGPGLRTQQPLSVLVSGGPWPGRLSKLCHGYVGERGEALIYGAHRRGPAALRQLLCHGDKGPCAGRKERPEPRKALQNEL
- the PROB1 gene encoding proline-rich basic protein 1 — translated: MRLASAAPAGAARVHVIRGLPCAAAGSSRRDGEGARRSSQRPRQSGPSPEQGSPAPPEAPGLLPATMPRGKRDPVLLSPAELPGPAAEGPRAAGGDRRSAEEEEEEDGHLPGLPRDDLTKSMSSSSVSSYHSALCSDGTETFKDCLEFLDEEGSPGRAAPGRWAPAGAPGAAPPPGPLARPQRAQLSSAAKNSPAPGQGGRMGPLGGDRQPVPAAAAGGEPAVPRQPGAMLAGAPSDSDEVDGEVQALTARAFRSLSGLPGARLDMCSSHTSSSLSNSLSEDGGRPRRWPAGAGEPRGAVTALHGRVGWPFPAGVDGELLGKEQFECVDVELESGEARKGHGKKRTVPKRQILLKRKERKETGFGPRGDGPAPQPPARKEPPSKGRAVGEDFRLNYQQFMKAASLEAGTDRTRAASSLVKNVLAKKMQYEQRIKMEQKGLRGSSTSSGPSSAGTDLLGDGLEGKSSSLSRSDCSFSAEDLRSGGMPVATAAAGSTATTTHPTKGVVLSEETRETVCNLRKTFNELNQRMKYQEVLEGRWLPAAAEEHASERICYQRARALFEAQPGVGKVLDVAPRFARAPRPWPSLKERAIGPIHSQGLPFKAESRALPATPPRRPFASSRAQEARTLPQSQPQKPPAAPRRPPSPGTVPVPRGSPPAAPPKPEEKGKGRVPQPRDVRKLVKSSYSLKFGTAGASRGTAAPASSGEPPPATPLVIHCTSVRREPAPEPAAEEVPAAPGREPAPACAEGPAKAPHSSPINITRVQATRRGAAPTEEPPASPPRRERSELRLPPRAERLPHVETHLHVLLGRPGPAAAESSPAPGSAVLRAEKTVLLPPPPASPAEGKEVRGRGGGRALPAAEGPEPPGQRPSSGDSRDPRAGAPGGSSARPRPAEPAARGAAEPGASERRQQQPGGRRVSVGNGLSAGGTGPAAPLRAGDSGEGLPGRLPEQRETWEPSPQWPAATEPYPPAAPAENSNYLAIPERAPKSTLMPKLSSVPNPGSASFGTHFVPSSSSAAFGAPSAPNPASASFGTSMVTNVTSSSFGFPSASSLASTSFGTPLVSNSNKSFRAPLVPNLCSTSFGNPLVPNPSSMSFGNPLVPNPSSASFGNPLVPNPSSVSFGSPLIPNPSSASFGNPLIPNPSSAPFGSPLVPNSSSASFGNPLVPSPSSAPFGSPLMHNPSSMSFGSSLVPSPSSASFGNPLIPNPCSPSFGSPLVSNPIPTSLGHPSVSNMASSFFGSPFVPHPASAPLGTGTYPLPGGEVPWSKPSPEPPLPRPPEGSAAVGPPAQPHQEEAPHFLRGTDGPSPSGRSRQSPPKPFSAAVPAQRRMLVDPSSGKCYYVEPPRQPQMKTLYDPETGQYLEVLVPPVASHTGLYQAPFNPLVMAPGVCGPPYAPYGGFPGLPAPPPSAPSPPHPSLPAADPGTPGSAAKGEGPSPAGGADCGYLESPYYIPTGMRASPGPEQPPARASPAAPEGSLLRM